One genomic region from Myxococcota bacterium encodes:
- a CDS encoding nitroreductase family protein, with protein MHDGLPANDPGLFECMYNMRAMRRLKPDPVPREMIDQLVEAATRAPSGQNTQRWAFLVITEAEGRTFFGERYRHWFRTLLGDRISELEADTKAARQMGAALYLADHMTEVPLLIIACGKRDWPFAVPEAERVGLAPPSYGSIYPAVQNLLLACRGLGLGASLTTVHQMFEGELRAHFGIPDDYGIVASVPIGFPRGNFGPVTREPVATKMHLERWGVHPER; from the coding sequence GTGCATGACGGTTTGCCTGCCAACGACCCCGGTCTGTTCGAGTGCATGTACAACATGCGCGCCATGCGTCGACTGAAGCCCGACCCGGTGCCCCGTGAGATGATCGACCAGCTGGTCGAAGCGGCGACGCGAGCTCCCAGCGGCCAGAACACCCAGCGCTGGGCGTTCCTGGTCATCACCGAGGCGGAGGGGCGCACCTTCTTCGGGGAGCGCTATCGGCACTGGTTCCGCACGCTGCTGGGCGACCGGATCTCGGAGCTCGAGGCCGACACGAAGGCCGCGCGCCAGATGGGTGCGGCCTTGTATCTGGCCGACCACATGACCGAGGTGCCGCTGCTGATCATTGCCTGCGGCAAGCGTGATTGGCCGTTCGCGGTTCCCGAAGCCGAGCGCGTCGGCCTCGCACCGCCGTCCTACGGTTCCATCTATCCAGCGGTGCAGAACCTCCTGCTGGCGTGTCGCGGACTCGGCCTGGGCGCGAGTCTGACCACCGTCCACCAGATGTTCGAAGGGGAGCTGCGCGCCCACTTCGGCATCCCCGACGACTACGGGATCGTGGCGTCGGTTCCGATCGGGTTCCCGCGCGGGAACTTCGGCCCGGTCACCCGTGAACCCGTTGCGACGAAGATGCACCTCGAGCGTTGGGGTGTGCACCCCGAGCGTTGA
- a CDS encoding PEP-CTERM sorting domain-containing protein gives MQLLPIVALALTIFSVPQFAVAATVSLAAGTGAMSWDTTTSVTSPLQNTAVTHPLFPGNRHTHEGWFLYVQEFGILTELTNFSSVSDGVSQDVISATSIVLGETFNLELSYGLSAVGPDGLPQLDWSGSISRMSPASPLQLLTVRLFNVFDYDIGTAPGSDSAIAMQTTGPDTTVIEIDGLDGISGGRGVYGLTGYTADTRANVLDQVILNNVLNNSAAPGNYDVAGAFQWTYVLCKDPSLPECQGTGNGSGQMGGFGNFGAVPEPSTAALVVLGLGGMARRRRPTPQRVRWSQDRAV, from the coding sequence ATGCAGCTGCTGCCGATCGTTGCACTCGCGCTGACCATCTTCTCGGTTCCCCAGTTCGCCGTGGCCGCGACCGTGAGTCTCGCCGCCGGCACCGGGGCGATGAGCTGGGACACCACCACGAGTGTCACCTCGCCGCTCCAGAACACGGCAGTCACCCACCCGCTCTTCCCCGGGAATCGCCACACCCACGAAGGCTGGTTCCTGTACGTGCAGGAGTTCGGGATCCTGACCGAGCTCACGAACTTCAGTTCGGTCAGCGACGGCGTGAGCCAGGACGTGATCTCGGCCACCTCGATCGTGCTCGGTGAGACGTTCAACCTCGAGCTGAGCTATGGGCTGAGTGCCGTCGGACCGGACGGCTTGCCCCAGCTCGATTGGAGCGGCTCGATTTCGCGGATGTCGCCGGCCTCGCCCCTTCAGCTGTTGACGGTGCGCCTCTTCAACGTCTTCGACTACGACATCGGGACGGCGCCGGGCTCGGATTCGGCGATCGCAATGCAGACGACGGGTCCCGACACGACGGTAATCGAGATCGATGGCCTCGACGGGATCAGCGGCGGGCGTGGTGTCTACGGACTCACGGGATACACCGCGGATACGCGAGCGAACGTGCTCGACCAGGTGATCCTCAACAACGTGTTGAACAACAGCGCTGCCCCCGGCAACTACGACGTCGCGGGCGCCTTCCAGTGGACCTACGTGCTCTGCAAAGACCCTTCGCTCCCCGAGTGCCAGGGCACCGGAAACGGCAGTGGCCAGATGGGCGGCTTCGGGAACTTCGGTGCCGTTCCGGAACCCTCGACGGCAGCGCTGGTGGTGCTGGGACTGGGCGGCATGGCGCGTCGTCGCCGGCCCACACCTCAGCGTGTGCGCTGGAGCCAGGATCGCGCGGTGTAG
- the fumC gene encoding class II fumarate hydratase, giving the protein MDVRIERDSMGELQVPADRYWGAQTQRSLQNFKIGSERMPRPLIRALGLVKQSAAEVNARLGGIPGDIAKSIQAAAQEVIDGALDDHFPLVVWQTGSGTQTNMNTNEVIANRAIESLGGELGSKTPVHPNDHVNHAQSTNDAYPTAIHVAAAEEVRNRLLPALAQLRDTFEKKSRAFAEIVKIGRTHLQDATPLTLGQEFSGYAAQLAICERALSSALEEVYPLAIGGTAVGTGLNTKAGYAEGMAEALAQRTGLPFVSAENKFAQMAGKEGLVHLHGALNAAATALTKIANDVRWLASGPRCGIGEILIPENEPGSSIMPGKVNPTQSEALTMVATRVIGNGTTVSMAGASGNFELNVYMPVIAYATLQSIDLLASATVSFDENCAVGIEANREKIDENLHRSLMLVTALNPHIGYDNAADVAKTAYKQGKTLREVAVEKGYLSGEDFDRFVVPANMTGPK; this is encoded by the coding sequence ATGGACGTCCGAATCGAACGCGACAGCATGGGAGAACTTCAGGTTCCCGCCGATCGCTATTGGGGAGCGCAGACCCAGCGTTCGCTCCAGAACTTCAAGATCGGCAGCGAGCGCATGCCGCGCCCCCTGATTCGTGCGCTCGGCCTGGTCAAGCAATCGGCCGCCGAAGTGAACGCCCGGTTGGGTGGCATTCCGGGCGACATCGCGAAGTCGATCCAGGCGGCGGCGCAGGAAGTGATCGACGGAGCGCTCGACGACCATTTCCCGTTGGTCGTCTGGCAGACCGGGAGCGGCACCCAGACCAACATGAACACCAACGAGGTGATCGCGAACCGCGCGATCGAGTCCCTCGGCGGCGAGTTGGGCTCGAAGACCCCGGTCCACCCCAACGACCACGTCAATCACGCGCAGTCGACGAACGACGCGTATCCGACGGCGATCCACGTCGCCGCTGCCGAAGAAGTGCGGAATCGTCTCCTGCCCGCGCTCGCACAACTCCGCGACACGTTCGAGAAGAAGAGTCGGGCCTTCGCCGAGATCGTGAAGATCGGGCGCACTCACCTCCAGGACGCGACACCGCTCACGCTCGGCCAGGAGTTCTCGGGGTACGCGGCCCAACTCGCGATCTGCGAGCGTGCCCTCAGCAGCGCGCTCGAAGAGGTGTACCCGCTCGCGATCGGTGGCACCGCGGTGGGGACCGGGCTCAACACCAAAGCCGGCTACGCGGAGGGCATGGCCGAGGCGCTCGCTCAGCGCACGGGTCTGCCGTTCGTGTCCGCTGAGAACAAGTTCGCCCAGATGGCCGGCAAGGAAGGGCTCGTCCACCTGCACGGCGCGCTCAACGCCGCCGCGACGGCACTCACCAAGATCGCCAACGACGTCCGCTGGCTGGCGAGCGGTCCGCGCTGTGGGATCGGCGAGATCCTGATTCCCGAGAACGAGCCCGGCTCCTCGATCATGCCGGGCAAGGTCAACCCGACCCAGAGCGAGGCGCTCACGATGGTGGCGACCCGCGTGATCGGGAACGGGACGACGGTCTCGATGGCGGGCGCCTCCGGGAACTTCGAGCTGAACGTCTACATGCCCGTCATTGCGTACGCGACGCTGCAGTCGATCGACTTGCTTGCCAGCGCGACCGTGTCCTTCGACGAGAACTGCGCCGTGGGCATCGAGGCCAATCGCGAGAAGATCGACGAGAACCTCCACCGTTCACTCATGCTCGTCACGGCGCTCAACCCCCACATCGGCTACGACAATGCGGCCGATGTCGCCAAGACGGCCTACAAGCAGGGGAAGACTCTGCGCGAAGTCGCGGTCGAGAAGGGCTATCTCTCGGGCGAGGACTTCGATCGCTTCGTCGTGCCGGCCAACATGACGGGGCCGAAGTAG
- a CDS encoding glutathione S-transferase family protein: MTLALYHSPYSTCSQKVRLVLAEKDLDFESHEMNFATEDHLSPDYLELNPNGVVPTLLHEGEAITDSSCIMEYLDEVFPEPRLLPETPAPRAKVRALLRYFEEVPTVAIRFPSFHHVFLPVISAFASQEQFDAGARKRPLRSGFYRKMNSGAGFEAADVEESTRQLQQTIDRLEGLLETRPWLTGESFGVADCCLLPLADRMDDLGMNGLWSERPGFASWLERTRARPSYAKAFYPGLRLSQRPEFEATLGRHTSGSAG; the protein is encoded by the coding sequence ATGACGCTCGCGCTCTACCACTCCCCCTACTCGACGTGCAGCCAGAAGGTGCGGCTCGTCCTCGCCGAGAAGGACCTCGATTTCGAATCCCACGAAATGAACTTCGCCACCGAGGACCACCTGTCGCCGGACTACCTGGAGCTCAACCCGAACGGCGTGGTCCCGACCCTCCTCCACGAGGGCGAAGCGATCACCGATTCCTCGTGCATCATGGAGTACCTCGACGAGGTCTTTCCCGAACCGCGCCTGCTGCCCGAGACGCCCGCGCCCCGCGCCAAGGTGCGAGCGCTGCTGCGCTACTTCGAAGAGGTCCCGACGGTCGCGATTCGCTTCCCTTCCTTCCATCACGTGTTCCTGCCCGTGATCTCGGCGTTCGCCAGCCAGGAGCAGTTCGACGCTGGAGCCCGCAAGCGGCCCCTGCGCTCCGGCTTCTATCGGAAGATGAACTCGGGCGCGGGCTTCGAAGCGGCCGACGTCGAGGAGTCGACGCGCCAGCTCCAGCAGACGATCGACCGCCTGGAGGGCCTGCTCGAGACGCGCCCCTGGCTCACCGGCGAGAGCTTCGGCGTGGCCGATTGCTGCCTGCTGCCGCTCGCCGACCGCATGGACGACCTCGGCATGAACGGTCTTTGGAGCGAGCGGCCCGGCTTCGCGTCGTGGCTCGAGCGTACCCGCGCACGGCCCTCCTACGCGAAAGCCTTCTATCCCGGGTTGCGGCTGTCCCAACGTCCGGAGTTCGAAGCGACACTGGGTCGCCACACTTCCGGCAGTGCCGGATAG
- a CDS encoding TetR/AcrR family transcriptional regulator — MGSAALRRQKAIARRPKGAATRARIVSEARRILIEDGYDALALRRVAAVAGIQLGNLQYYFPNRESLLLEILRAEAKSDLDTLGALVERGLETELLVRELVALFVRRWRGRSGVVHMTLGFLSHHNPVLRKAYREYYAAFYAHLERALERADPGQPLPVYAERARLLNAMMDGAAMQRSVGPLKPYLDAVCSAAEGIVAPAARGGPAA; from the coding sequence GTGGGTTCTGCGGCACTCCGACGCCAGAAAGCGATCGCCCGACGCCCGAAGGGAGCCGCGACCCGGGCCCGGATCGTGTCGGAGGCGCGTCGGATCCTGATCGAAGACGGCTACGACGCCCTCGCCCTCCGCCGCGTGGCCGCGGTCGCCGGGATCCAGCTCGGCAACCTCCAGTACTACTTCCCCAACCGCGAGTCGCTGCTACTCGAGATCCTGCGCGCCGAGGCGAAGTCCGACCTGGACACCCTAGGCGCGCTCGTCGAGCGGGGTCTCGAGACGGAGCTCCTGGTCCGCGAGCTCGTCGCCCTGTTCGTGCGGCGTTGGCGGGGACGCTCGGGGGTCGTGCACATGACCCTGGGCTTCCTCTCGCACCACAACCCGGTCCTGCGCAAGGCCTACCGCGAGTACTACGCGGCCTTCTATGCCCACCTCGAGCGCGCCCTCGAACGCGCCGACCCGGGCCAACCGCTGCCGGTCTACGCCGAGCGGGCGCGCTTGCTCAACGCGATGATGGACGGCGCCGCCATGCAACGGAGCGTCGGGCCCTTGAAGCCCTACCTCGACGCGGTGTGTTCCGCGGCCGAGGGGATCGTGGCTCCCGCAGCCCGCGGCGGACCCGCGGCCTAG
- a CDS encoding amine dehydrogenase large subunit: MRKRLATLSVFVLMGALAPRVGTSLEPEAVGQVATLPPVGDHWVWVPDRVLEHSVLFDGDDGSVLAALASPGALTPKLPLFARSRGEFYSVDVDYARGTRGKRTDYVTIYDAESLQVVGEVVLPHPTSASNTSLHHATLLDGDRFLVVFSQFPETVATVVDLEARSVRAAVPIAGCAGLYAVGAQRFATLCGDGTTLSVTLSPDGTASGTARSPRFFDVIEDPVSMAGVRLGAKWLFVSFAGQVHAIDYADATPAPADPWPLASAGERSTGWRPGGLQPFALHRSTQRLFVLMHQGEPGTHKDAGAEIWTFDVAEQARVGQIEVPNLAVDFLGPLLELEGFGLSLLGWVVPNPGAHSLAVSQDAEPLLFTRNGELGAVAVLDATTGEHLRSVGELGISGPTLGVP, encoded by the coding sequence ATGAGGAAGCGACTCGCCACCCTGTCGGTGTTCGTCCTGATGGGTGCACTCGCTCCGCGCGTCGGCACGTCCCTCGAGCCCGAAGCCGTCGGTCAGGTGGCCACGCTTCCGCCGGTGGGCGACCACTGGGTCTGGGTGCCCGACCGGGTGCTCGAGCACAGCGTGCTCTTCGACGGCGACGACGGATCGGTGCTGGCGGCGCTGGCGAGCCCCGGTGCGCTCACCCCGAAGCTCCCGCTCTTCGCTCGCTCCCGGGGCGAGTTCTATTCGGTCGACGTCGACTACGCGCGCGGCACCCGGGGCAAACGCACCGACTACGTCACGATCTACGACGCCGAGAGCCTGCAGGTGGTCGGCGAGGTGGTGCTCCCGCATCCCACCTCGGCGAGCAACACCAGCCTCCACCACGCGACACTCCTGGATGGGGATCGCTTCCTGGTCGTCTTCAGCCAGTTTCCCGAGACCGTCGCCACCGTCGTCGATCTCGAAGCGCGCAGCGTGAGGGCAGCGGTGCCGATCGCCGGCTGCGCAGGGCTCTATGCCGTCGGGGCGCAGCGCTTCGCCACCCTCTGCGGCGATGGCACCACCCTGTCGGTGACACTCTCGCCCGACGGCACGGCGAGCGGCACGGCCCGAAGCCCGCGCTTCTTCGACGTGATCGAAGATCCCGTGTCCATGGCCGGCGTGCGTCTCGGCGCGAAGTGGTTGTTCGTGAGCTTCGCCGGCCAGGTGCACGCCATCGACTACGCCGACGCGACTCCGGCGCCGGCCGACCCCTGGCCCTTGGCGAGCGCGGGCGAGCGCAGCACGGGCTGGCGACCGGGTGGGCTCCAGCCCTTCGCGCTTCACCGCAGCACCCAGCGGCTCTTCGTGTTGATGCACCAGGGAGAACCGGGCACCCACAAGGATGCGGGAGCCGAGATCTGGACCTTCGACGTCGCCGAGCAGGCGCGAGTGGGACAGATCGAGGTGCCGAACCTCGCGGTCGATTTCCTGGGGCCACTGCTCGAACTCGAGGGCTTCGGCTTGAGCCTGCTCGGCTGGGTGGTCCCGAACCCGGGCGCGCACTCGCTGGCCGTGTCCCAGGATGCCGAGCCGCTCCTCTTCACGCGCAATGGCGAGCTCGGCGCCGTCGCCGTGCTCGACGCCACGACCGGCGAACACCTCCGCTCGGTGGGTGAGCTCGGCATCTCCGGCCCGACGCTGGGGGTGCCGTGA
- a CDS encoding MauE/DoxX family redox-associated membrane protein: MDPVLTTLARLGLALLFVSAARHKWRDRVRFQGILADYRLLPDALVPAAALALPALEVALAVGLGLPATGAAAAVVALGVLLVYSLAIAVNLARGRRDIDCGCGGPGQTLHPWLLVRNGALGLVCLAAWLPAASRPLSAFDAATVGLGLAALALLWLTAAQLASTSEPGWRSRRLSR; this comes from the coding sequence ATGGACCCGGTCCTCACGACCCTCGCTCGGCTCGGCCTGGCGCTGCTCTTCGTGAGCGCGGCGCGTCACAAGTGGCGCGATCGTGTGCGCTTCCAGGGCATCCTGGCCGACTACCGGTTGCTCCCGGATGCCCTCGTTCCCGCCGCAGCGCTCGCGCTCCCGGCGCTCGAGGTCGCATTGGCGGTCGGGCTCGGTCTCCCGGCGACCGGCGCTGCCGCTGCCGTGGTCGCACTCGGTGTCCTGCTCGTCTACAGCCTGGCCATCGCGGTCAACCTCGCGCGCGGCCGCCGCGACATCGACTGCGGCTGCGGAGGGCCCGGGCAGACCCTGCACCCGTGGCTCCTCGTGCGGAACGGGGCGCTCGGGTTGGTCTGCCTGGCGGCCTGGCTTCCGGCTGCGTCGCGTCCGCTCTCGGCCTTCGACGCCGCGACCGTCGGGCTCGGCCTGGCCGCGCTCGCCTTGCTGTGGCTGACCGCAGCCCAACTCGCCTCCACGTCCGAGCCCGGCTGGAGATCCAGGAGGTTGTCTCGATGA
- a CDS encoding methylamine dehydrogenase yields MIPALVVSQVVLLLLVVALAGVVFALARQLGVLHERVAPAGALALSGGPRVGEAAPQVAASSLAGTLAHIGSPSGEGVSQLLFFLSPRCPVCKTLLPTVQRLARSHGVRLLCASDGAEDDHAALAREYGLALEDYFVSTDVGLRYGIAKLPYAVLLDGEGIVRAQGIVNTREHVESLFEAEALGVASIQDYLAASNEVRAEGARA; encoded by the coding sequence ATGATTCCCGCACTCGTCGTCTCCCAGGTGGTGCTGCTGCTCCTCGTGGTCGCGCTCGCGGGCGTCGTCTTCGCGCTGGCACGCCAGCTCGGGGTGCTGCACGAGCGCGTCGCGCCGGCAGGCGCGCTGGCCCTGTCGGGCGGGCCCCGCGTCGGTGAGGCGGCGCCGCAGGTCGCGGCTTCGTCGCTCGCCGGCACGCTGGCCCACATCGGCTCGCCGAGCGGAGAGGGAGTCTCGCAGCTGCTGTTCTTCCTGTCGCCGCGCTGCCCGGTGTGCAAGACGCTGCTGCCGACGGTCCAGCGCCTGGCCCGCTCCCACGGCGTGCGGCTGCTCTGCGCGAGCGACGGGGCCGAGGACGACCACGCAGCCCTGGCACGCGAGTACGGTCTGGCGCTCGAGGACTACTTCGTGTCGACCGACGTCGGTCTCCGCTACGGGATCGCGAAGCTCCCCTACGCGGTGTTGCTCGACGGCGAGGGCATCGTGCGGGCCCAGGGCATCGTGAACACGCGCGAGCACGTCGAGAGTCTCTTCGAGGCCGAAGCGCTGGGCGTCGCCTCGATCCAGGACTATCTGGCCGCCTCGAACGAAGTGCGCGCCGAAGGAGCCCGGGCATGA
- a CDS encoding methylamine dehydrogenase light chain, translating to MSRFDERFEGFTRVLARRTSRRSVLGRLATLLVGASAVPLLPVSRASAQTPNPRVPAPKETLTGDAGDPTKCDYWRHCAIDGFLCACCGGSATTCPPGTEMSAVTWIGTCRNPEDGKDYIISYNDCCGKGFCGRCGCNRNEGDRPEYHWYRSNDINWCVGTESQAYHCSVAIVAGQATEAQPEQ from the coding sequence ATGAGTCGCTTCGACGAACGCTTCGAGGGGTTCACCCGGGTGTTGGCGCGGCGCACGAGTCGGCGATCCGTGCTCGGACGTCTCGCGACGCTCCTGGTCGGCGCCTCGGCGGTGCCGCTCCTGCCGGTGAGCCGCGCCTCAGCGCAGACGCCGAACCCGCGCGTTCCCGCGCCGAAGGAGACGCTGACGGGCGACGCGGGCGACCCCACGAAGTGCGACTACTGGCGCCACTGCGCGATCGACGGGTTCCTGTGCGCGTGCTGCGGCGGGAGTGCCACCACGTGTCCGCCGGGAACCGAGATGTCCGCGGTCACCTGGATCGGGACCTGTCGGAACCCGGAGGACGGCAAGGACTACATCATTTCCTACAACGACTGTTGCGGGAAGGGGTTCTGCGGGCGCTGTGGCTGCAACCGCAACGAGGGCGATCGGCCCGAGTACCACTGGTACCGCAGCAACGACATCAACTGGTGCGTCGGCACCGAGAGTCAGGCCTACCACTGCTCCGTGGCGATCGTCGCCGGGCAGGCCACCGAGGCCCAGCCCGAGCAATGA
- a CDS encoding (2Fe-2S)-binding protein: MRVNQRTVDVPEAWTGASLLSFLRDHLGLTGTKFGCGKGLCGACTVHLDGTAVRSCLTPVSAVGDAAVTTIEGLGGERATHPVQRAWHELAVPQCGYCQAGQMMSAAALLTRDGAPSEESITQAMEGNLCRCGTYPRIRKAIHRAAAIERGEAPQGAE; encoded by the coding sequence ATGCGAGTGAATCAGCGAACCGTCGACGTCCCCGAGGCCTGGACGGGCGCGAGCCTGCTCAGCTTCCTGCGGGATCATCTGGGGCTGACCGGCACGAAGTTCGGTTGCGGCAAGGGGCTGTGCGGTGCCTGCACCGTCCACCTGGACGGCACGGCCGTGCGGTCCTGTCTCACACCGGTCTCCGCCGTGGGTGACGCCGCGGTCACCACGATCGAGGGGTTGGGCGGGGAGCGGGCGACCCACCCGGTGCAGCGCGCCTGGCACGAGCTCGCCGTCCCCCAATGCGGGTACTGCCAAGCGGGACAGATGATGAGCGCGGCTGCGCTGCTCACGCGGGACGGCGCTCCCAGCGAAGAGAGCATCACCCAGGCGATGGAGGGCAACCTGTGTCGCTGCGGAACGTATCCGCGCATCCGCAAGGCGATCCACCGCGCCGCCGCGATCGAACGCGGTGAAGCGCCGCAGGGTGCGGAATGA
- a CDS encoding molybdopterin cofactor-binding domain-containing protein, with the protein MTAPLSRREFLKAAGWTAGGVTILSGCSLIPVLPSFDGPSAGSELSWVQLWRDGRVRFFCPRAEMGQGIATGLSQVVAEELGLELGDIDCRYPRTDEIQKVAMTVASQSIEEYFEPTARAAATLRTELERRAARRLGVAPSALLLERGRFSAAGARVAFAELLSADEDALLPAAEQGRVPLLSQRAASQRRVVGRDAPLVHAERLLSGREVYSRDVRLPEMAFGAVARPPQIGAALEGFDADAARGGAGVIAVVEGPANAVGVVAETPMAATEGIAALACRWRALTPEEVAEVDRAVDVDALSVSGDLDHTPEDEGSLSVGRERATAEIDVRYDTPLTAHASMEPRSGVARVTEEGCEVWTGSQDPWFVQGHVARALGLDVERVVVHNHRIGGAFGGRLLCQASVEAAWLARGAGRPVKVQWTREEETAWNYAGPGFSHRIQAGVDADGEIAYWHHRMAGGPILISSALIPDHLHWAGDLAPDPGTRRGTDLPYRVANRRVDFADVRAPMPTGAWRGLGAAPNTFAVECALDELISAGDLDPFSFRQRHALDPRLASVLERLRAFAGWDAAQERGATLGMAAAAYKHVTFVAVAAQVSVADGAPRVEKLWCVHDCGTVIAPDRVRAQIEGNLVWGVGMAFREALVLEAGRVATTNFDGYRVARMSDVPPMEIELVSTDAAPSGAGEAAFAPAAAAIVNALARAERRRSRRLPWRASA; encoded by the coding sequence ATGACGGCGCCGCTCTCGCGCCGTGAGTTCCTCAAGGCCGCGGGTTGGACCGCGGGGGGCGTCACGATCTTGTCGGGCTGCAGCCTGATCCCCGTGCTCCCGTCCTTCGACGGACCGTCGGCTGGCTCGGAGCTCAGCTGGGTACAGCTCTGGCGCGATGGGCGGGTGCGCTTCTTCTGCCCGCGTGCCGAGATGGGGCAGGGCATCGCCACCGGCCTCTCCCAGGTCGTGGCCGAGGAACTCGGGCTCGAGCTGGGCGACATCGACTGTCGTTACCCGCGCACCGACGAGATCCAGAAGGTCGCGATGACCGTGGCGAGCCAGAGCATCGAGGAGTACTTCGAGCCGACGGCGCGCGCCGCCGCGACGCTGCGCACCGAGCTGGAGCGACGCGCCGCCCGACGCCTCGGCGTGGCGCCCAGCGCCCTGTTGCTCGAGAGGGGCCGGTTCTCCGCGGCCGGTGCGCGTGTCGCGTTCGCCGAGCTCTTGTCCGCCGACGAGGATGCGCTGCTTCCGGCGGCCGAGCAGGGCCGCGTTCCGCTGCTCAGCCAGCGGGCCGCGAGCCAGCGTCGGGTCGTGGGGCGCGATGCGCCGCTCGTCCACGCCGAGCGACTGCTCAGCGGACGCGAGGTCTACAGCCGCGACGTCCGGCTGCCGGAAATGGCCTTCGGTGCGGTCGCGCGTCCTCCCCAGATCGGCGCCGCGCTCGAGGGATTCGATGCCGACGCCGCGCGCGGCGGGGCCGGGGTGATCGCCGTGGTCGAGGGCCCGGCGAACGCGGTGGGGGTCGTCGCGGAGACGCCGATGGCAGCGACCGAAGGCATCGCAGCGCTGGCGTGTCGCTGGCGCGCGCTCACGCCCGAGGAAGTGGCGGAAGTCGATCGTGCCGTCGATGTCGATGCGCTGTCCGTGTCCGGGGACCTCGACCACACGCCGGAGGACGAGGGCTCCCTCTCCGTCGGTCGCGAGCGCGCCACGGCCGAGATCGACGTGCGCTACGACACGCCGCTCACGGCCCACGCATCGATGGAGCCTCGCTCGGGGGTGGCGCGGGTGACGGAGGAGGGCTGCGAGGTCTGGACGGGGAGCCAGGATCCCTGGTTCGTCCAGGGACACGTGGCCCGCGCCCTCGGACTCGACGTCGAGCGCGTGGTCGTGCACAACCACCGGATCGGCGGCGCCTTCGGCGGTCGCCTGCTGTGCCAGGCGAGTGTCGAGGCCGCCTGGTTGGCACGAGGAGCCGGGCGGCCGGTGAAGGTGCAGTGGACGCGCGAAGAAGAAACGGCGTGGAACTACGCCGGGCCTGGCTTCTCGCATCGCATCCAGGCGGGCGTCGATGCCGACGGTGAGATCGCCTACTGGCATCACCGGATGGCGGGAGGGCCCATCCTCATTTCGTCGGCGCTGATTCCCGACCACCTGCACTGGGCGGGCGACCTGGCGCCCGATCCGGGCACCCGACGCGGGACGGATCTGCCCTATCGCGTCGCGAACCGCCGCGTCGATTTCGCCGACGTCCGCGCTCCGATGCCCACGGGAGCGTGGCGTGGCCTCGGAGCGGCACCGAACACGTTTGCCGTCGAGTGTGCCCTCGACGAGTTGATCTCGGCCGGCGATCTCGACCCGTTCTCCTTCCGACAGCGCCATGCACTCGATCCCCGTTTGGCGAGCGTGCTCGAACGGCTACGCGCGTTCGCGGGCTGGGACGCGGCGCAGGAACGCGGCGCGACGCTGGGCATGGCCGCCGCGGCGTACAAGCACGTGACCTTCGTGGCGGTCGCCGCGCAGGTGTCCGTCGCAGACGGAGCGCCTCGCGTCGAGAAGCTCTGGTGCGTGCACGACTGCGGTACGGTCATCGCGCCCGACCGCGTTCGGGCCCAGATCGAGGGGAACCTCGTGTGGGGCGTAGGCATGGCGTTTCGTGAGGCGCTGGTGCTCGAAGCCGGGCGGGTCGCCACCACGAACTTCGACGGCTATCGGGTCGCGCGCATGTCCGACGTACCGCCGATGGAAATCGAGCTGGTCTCCACGGATGCTGCGCCGAGCGGCGCTGGCGAGGCGGCGTTCGCCCCGGCGGCGGCGGCGATCGTGAACGCGCTGGCACGCGCCGAGCGGCGGCGTTCGCGGAGGTTGCCCTGGCGGGCGTCCGCGTAG
- a CDS encoding TetR/AcrR family transcriptional regulator: MQRATLELLCEEGFGQTRIDAVAERAGVSRPTIYRRYADREALIEAAVLACFEADVPVVAESEDALADLHALLDNTIEMLERTPIGPVFRAMIPHLPRHPRLGRVANALGRQRRTRLARALERAIAAEQVAPPRSVDAVLDGLIGAIYFRYFITGRRLDRRYVRKLLDGLL; the protein is encoded by the coding sequence ATCCAGCGCGCGACCCTCGAGCTGCTCTGCGAGGAGGGGTTCGGTCAGACGCGGATCGATGCGGTCGCCGAGCGCGCGGGTGTCTCGCGCCCCACGATCTATCGCCGCTACGCCGATCGCGAAGCGTTGATCGAGGCGGCGGTCCTGGCGTGCTTCGAGGCAGACGTGCCCGTCGTGGCCGAGAGCGAGGACGCGCTCGCCGACCTGCACGCGCTCCTCGACAACACCATCGAGATGCTCGAGCGCACACCGATCGGGCCGGTCTTCCGCGCGATGATTCCGCACCTGCCGCGCCATCCCCGGTTGGGCCGGGTGGCGAACGCGCTCGGTCGCCAGCGGCGCACGCGACTCGCGCGGGCGCTCGAGCGCGCGATCGCGGCGGAGCAGGTGGCGCCTCCGCGTTCGGTCGACGCCGTGCTGGATGGACTGATCGGAGCGATCTACTTCCGCTACTTCATCACCGGAAGACGACTCGACCGGCGCTACGTGCGGAAGCTTCTGGACGGGCTCCTCTAG